The sequence below is a genomic window from Patescibacteria group bacterium.
TGACTATAATTGCTAGTATTAATGTCGACCCACAAACAGGCACAACAATCGACGGGCATGATTACAATCCAGAAGCACAGAGCCACAAAGATATCGAGCAGGCCTGGCAAAAATATTTACTAGAGACCCCAGAAGCAGAGAGATTTGTAGTATTTGAGGGTGATAGCGAAAGCTTTACTGATCGTGATACAGCCATCAGGCTCAGAACCGAAGCCGGGATGATGATGTTTTTTGCAGATGAGTTAGGGGTAGACAGAGTTAGTGGTGAGCCAACAGATCTGCTGGTAGCTGACGAATTAGAAAAGGCTGGTATAGCGCGAGAAGAAACTGCTCTACTATTTACATTACGATCTCTAGCAACTCACGAAAGTGATAAGCCGATAGGTGATATGAAATATGACTTCTATCCGCATCTGGAATCGGTGGGTTTTGAGGGGTTTCCTGTATATAGTGAAGAAGAAAAGAAGGTATTCGCTCAATTAGTAGACGGAGAGTTTACTGATCAAAGCCACGAGGCAGTAACTAAACGAGCAGAGATTAATCAAGAAATATTTGAAAAAGTCAGTCCATTTGTTGAGGCCTGGAACAAATCACTGAATGAATATGGACTACCACAACTAGTCGTTACAGAAAGCCAAGAAATAGTTTTTGAAGACCCGAAATCAAGAGGCGATGTTGCTAAAAGTGCTAATCCTGCAGCAGAAGGCATACACTCAAAGAGAATGGCAGCAACAACTGAAATTCGTGATAGACATATTCTGGACACTATTGCAGATGCAACAAGAGCAGGCAAAAAACCATTTGTGGTCTATGGAGGCTCACATGTTGTTTCTCTCGAGCCAGTCCTAGCAGAATACTATGGCAATGTTCAGTCAAGCTAACTCTTGAATAATATTGACTTCAAGCGTACAATTGATAGCTGATTTTACACTCTAAATAATTGCTAAGGTTAGGAGAACTGATGCACGACAAAATAATTGTTAAGGGTGCCCGCGAGCACAACCTAAAAAACATCGATGTCGAAATACCACGCGACAAGCTAGTAGTGATTACTGGACTCTCAGGAAGCGGCAAATCGTCTTTGGCTTTTGATACAATTTATGCCGAAGGCCAGCGACGATATGTAGAGAGTTTGAGCGCCTACGCCCGCCAGTTTTTAGGCCTCATGGAAAAGCCCGATGTAGATCAAATAGATGGTTTAAGCCCTGCCATATCTATTGACCAAAAATCTGCTAGTCGCAACCCACGCAGCACCGTCGCTACTGTAACTGAGATATACGACTACTTACGACTGCTATTTGCGAGAATAGGGGTTCCTCACAACCCAACGACAGGCGAGCTATTAACGAAGCAGACTCCACAGCAAATTGTAGATTTAATACTAGGTTACGACAAAGACACTAAGCTAGTACTGTTGGCTCCGATCGTAAAAGACAAAAAGGGAGAGCACCTACACCTGCTCAGTGAGATAAAAATAGCTGGGTACACCAGGGTTCGTCTCAATGGCAATATTATACCTATCGATGAGGTGCCAAAGTTGGATAAGAAAAAAAAGCACACCATAGAGGTTGTCACAGATCGATTAACCATCGATATGGATAATTCTCAGCGGCTGGTGGAATCTGTGGAATCCGCTTTGCGACTAGGCGATGGCGTGATAAGAGTGCTTAACTTTGATACTAGCGAAGAAAGACTGTATTCCGAGCACTATACTACCGCAGACTCAGAGTTCGCCCTACCAGAGATAGAGCCAAGACTTTTTAGTTTTAATTCTCCGCACGGAGCTTGCCCAGCCTGTACTGGCTTAGGTGTTTTATCGGTGGTAGATCCAGAGCTAATAATACCCAATAAGACCCTAAGTGTCTTAGAGGGTGCAATCAGGCCTTGGAGCCGAACAACTCAGCGCCTGAGCTGGTATACCAAGCTACTGCAGTCTGTGGCTAAGGCACATAAATTTAGCCTCGATAAGCCGGTAGGTAAGCTGACCCAGGACCAGCTTTATGTAATCCTATATGGTACTGGGGAACAAGAGATTGGCGTACCTGGGCCAGCAGGCAGGATCTACAAGACCAAGTTCGAAGGAATTATCCCCAATCTAGAGAGACGCTACAGGGAATCAGATAGCGACTTTGTCAAACGCGAGATAGAAAAATACATGACCAGCCAAGTTTGTGGCGTATGCGACGGCAAACGCCTGAAGCCCGAGGTATTGTCTGTCACGATAGGCGATAAATCAATCGCCGACATTTCTGCGATGACTGTGGAGGATGCCCTAGCATATTATCAGTCTATTGATCTTAACGATTTAGAACTAAAGATAGCTAGCCAGATTATCAAAGAAGTCCTGGCCAGATTAAAGTTCTTAAATGATGTAGGCTTAAGCTACCTTAGCCTAGATAGGAGTGCCAACACGCTGGCCGGAGGAGAAGCTCAGCGAATTCGCCTCGCCACCCAAATTGGCTCTAGCCTTATGGGGGTTTTGTATATTCTCGATGAACCGTCAATAGGCTTGCATCAGCGTGATAACGATCGATTGATTAAAACTTTAGTGAGGCTCAAAGAGCTTGGTAATACTGTGATAATAGTCGAGCATGACGAGGATACAATAAGAACGGCAGATTATGTTATAGATATCGGCCCAGCAGCCGGTGAACATGGTGGACAGGTGGTTGCAGCTGGCACCCCTGCAGAAGTGGCTAAAACCAAGGGCTCACTTACGGGAGAATACCTCTCAGGGAAAAAATCCATAGCAGTCCCCAGCAAGCGGCGGAAGCCAACTGGTAAGACTATTAGAATAGTTGGTGCTAGCGAACACAATCTAAAAGATGTTGATGTTGAAATCCCACTAGGAATTATGACGGTAGTAACAGGAGTGTCGGGATCGGGCAAAAGTTCACTCATCAATGATATTCTAGCTCGAAAGCTAAGCCAAGAGTATCATCGCAGCCAGCAACCAGCGGGTAAGTGCAAGGCTATCGAAGGCACAGAAAACCTAGACAAAGTTATAGATATAGACCAAAGCCCAATTGGCCGCACCCCCAGAAGCAATACGGCAACCTACACCAATGCCTTCAACGATATTAGGGAGTTATTCGCCATGACCCCAGAGGCCAAAATAAGAGGCTATTCTGCTGGCAGATTTAGCTTTAATGTTAAGGGTGGGCGCTGCGAGAACTGCAAGGGTGATGGAATAATTAAAATAGAAATGCACTTCCTGCCCGATGTGTATGTGACTTGTGATGTCTGTAATGGTAAGCGCTATAACCGCGAGGCTTTGGAAATAGTATTTAAGGGCAAAAACATTGCCGATGTTCTAGCCATGACTGTAGAGGAGGCCAGTGAATTTTTCATAAGCATACCTTCAGTCTGCAGGAAGATGGAGACATTGAAAAGTGTAGGGCTAGGCTATATAAAGCTAGGCCAATCGGCCACAACTCTTTCTGGGGGGGAAGCTCAGAGAATAAAACTAGCATCAGAACTTAGCCGCAGGGCGACTGGCCGTACTTTGTATATTCTCGATGAGCCAACTACTGGCCTACATTTTGAGGATGTCAAAAAGCTACTAGAAGTCTTAAATGCGCTGGTTTCAATGGGCAATAGCGTACTTATAATCGAGCACAATCTTGATGTTATTAAGTCCGCGGATTGGGTTATAGATTTGGGCCCAGAAGGTGGCAGCAAAGGCGGCACTATTATGGGTAGTGGAACACCAGAGGCTATTTCGAAGATACCGAAATCTTATACAGGAAAGTATCTAAAGCGGCTGCTCAAATAGAGCTAGCCTTAATATTGCGTTAACTACCCAAAAGCCTTATGATTATGTTGTTACATAATATAAAGGCAAAGTAATTATTTATCATACGAGTCCATCAGCTTGCTTATATAAGAAAATAAGGTATTTTTTCGCAGTAACCCTTCTCTTAGGGCTACTTTTAGTAATCCAGCTCGCAATGGCACCAAAGGCAAAGGCCACCACATATAGTGTTACGACTCTATCGGGCCCTGGTATATGCGATGTGGTCAGCGCAATTACAGCCATAAACAATGCAGCCGCATACAATGGATGTGCGGCGCCAACTAGCTCAAATACCATTAGTATGTCGGCTGGAACCTACAGCCTTATTGCCGACTTGCCAGCTATAACTACCGATGGGGACTTATCGATAGTAGGAGCCGGACCATCTCTAACCATAGTAGATGGTGGGGGACTTTATTCGGGTGTTGATATCAACCCGCCATCAGGCAATAACAATTATTTACTCAGCAATCTCACCTTGCAGAATTTTATTGCTGGCTCCACAAGCTATCCTATAATTGGCTATGATGGCAATTTTACACTTGACAATGTCATAGCTAGAAACAATACCTGTCAGGCCGGATCGGGTGCTCCCGTTTGTGTGCTATTGGGGAGCTCTTCGGGCAATGACTCCAGCATAGTGATAAGCAATAGTGCTTTCTATAATAATACGGCCTTTATTATAATTGGCTTAGGCAACGGAATTAACGAGGAATCTCCTGGTGGTTCGGTTTCAGCCAATATTTTCAATAATACATTCTCCACTAATAATGGTGTAGTGATCGGTGTTGCTAATAGAGTAGACGGCGAGACTGTAGTAGTAAACCTCACTAACAATACTATTGCTAATAATTCAGTTTCAGATTTTCCTAATGCCGGCCCAATAGTTATTAATTTCAGTGGGGGTAGTTTCGATACTTATAGTTCTGTTGTGAATATTAAGAGCAATATATTTTACTCCAATACAAACAGTTCTTCATCGCTAAACTGCCTAACCCCAGCACTAATTGGCGCCAACGGTTCTCTTGTTTCCCAGGGCGGCAATATATCTAGCGACGCAACTTGTAATAGCTACTTTACTGCACCTAATGACTTAGTTAGTACGGACCCCTTGATAAACAGTTTGTATTTGGATAATGGTACTTATGTACGGCCACTAGCTAGTAACTCTCCAGCAATTGGTAATGCAATTGCCTCTGGAGCACCATCCGTAGACCAAAGAGGAGTATCTAGGCCCCAAAATAGTACATATGATAGTGGAGCATATGAGTACCAGATATTCACCCCTACCCCTACCCCCACTCCTACCCCAACTCCAAAACCCAGTTCTGCTAAGCTTGCCAACACGGGCTTAGATGTTAGAGCAATATTAATTTTAGCCTCACTTTTTGTAGCCTTAGGTATTTTAGGCACTTATTACTCCGTGCATCATCGATCCAAGGACAAACTTAAAAAACAAATTAATAGCCTTAGATAAGGCCAAGGCTGTATAATAAATTTAAGGTAATAAAAATAGTTAAGCACACAGCTTGCTAGAAAAAGTCAGGGAAAAAGTATCAAAAAATTAATCTTAACTATACTATTTTCAGCAAGTATCTTTATGCTGGTATTTTATATTGGCCGCAGCTCATTTGGTATCGGCCCGCCAGCCGCCAAAGCCGCAGATAGCGACATCACCAACGGTATTACGGTAGACTCCACCCTAGATACTCCAGACGCCACTATTGGTAA
It includes:
- the uvrA gene encoding excinuclease ABC subunit UvrA gives rise to the protein MHDKIIVKGAREHNLKNIDVEIPRDKLVVITGLSGSGKSSLAFDTIYAEGQRRYVESLSAYARQFLGLMEKPDVDQIDGLSPAISIDQKSASRNPRSTVATVTEIYDYLRLLFARIGVPHNPTTGELLTKQTPQQIVDLILGYDKDTKLVLLAPIVKDKKGEHLHLLSEIKIAGYTRVRLNGNIIPIDEVPKLDKKKKHTIEVVTDRLTIDMDNSQRLVESVESALRLGDGVIRVLNFDTSEERLYSEHYTTADSEFALPEIEPRLFSFNSPHGACPACTGLGVLSVVDPELIIPNKTLSVLEGAIRPWSRTTQRLSWYTKLLQSVAKAHKFSLDKPVGKLTQDQLYVILYGTGEQEIGVPGPAGRIYKTKFEGIIPNLERRYRESDSDFVKREIEKYMTSQVCGVCDGKRLKPEVLSVTIGDKSIADISAMTVEDALAYYQSIDLNDLELKIASQIIKEVLARLKFLNDVGLSYLSLDRSANTLAGGEAQRIRLATQIGSSLMGVLYILDEPSIGLHQRDNDRLIKTLVRLKELGNTVIIVEHDEDTIRTADYVIDIGPAAGEHGGQVVAAGTPAEVAKTKGSLTGEYLSGKKSIAVPSKRRKPTGKTIRIVGASEHNLKDVDVEIPLGIMTVVTGVSGSGKSSLINDILARKLSQEYHRSQQPAGKCKAIEGTENLDKVIDIDQSPIGRTPRSNTATYTNAFNDIRELFAMTPEAKIRGYSAGRFSFNVKGGRCENCKGDGIIKIEMHFLPDVYVTCDVCNGKRYNREALEIVFKGKNIADVLAMTVEEASEFFISIPSVCRKMETLKSVGLGYIKLGQSATTLSGGEAQRIKLASELSRRATGRTLYILDEPTTGLHFEDVKKLLEVLNALVSMGNSVLIIEHNLDVIKSADWVIDLGPEGGSKGGTIMGSGTPEAISKIPKSYTGKYLKRLLK